From one Flavobacterium sp. N502536 genomic stretch:
- a CDS encoding RICIN domain-containing protein, producing MMNKTTPKLPEKRNPKVWLYVFFMISFTINMIGQTVTPWITSGDQTKLLQQQATVSFGTNSGSNPSTVTVNAGTTYQTMDGFGYTLTEGSCEVISGMAATQQNQLLNDLYHPVTGLNASVIRISIGASDLSSSSYSYNETSGDVNMNNFSLNGPDLTYLIPIIKKIQLINPNIKILATPWSAPRWMKSNNSWVGGSLQTQYYAAYARYFVKYFAAMQAQGISIWGITPQNEPENPHNEPSMLMNSTEQKNFINTQLGPQMAAAGYGNIKIIAFDHNCDNTAYPIDVLNNSSYVDGAAFHLYLGNISAMSTVRNATNKNVYFTEQYTGSGGSFSGDFGWHMQNVVIGSTNNWAKTVLEWNAANNSGLGPRTPGGCSTCLGAITVNNSTSYTKNVAYYIIGQISKFVKPGAVRIGSSSTSGTIQTVGFKNPDGSIALVVYNSGSANTIKVVSGASAFNYSVPASSAVTFNWSAGAPPSTSFPGYYNIISRNSNKGLDVADNSTTSGGRIQQYDITNGGGSNQRWKFVPDGSGNYYIIAKSTGMYLATENNSTADGIKVQQKTFSASNEFKWTVTSVGGGYYQILNVNSGKSLDVENVSTANGANIQVWAYGGGLNQQWQLVQVEASTAKQALTAETVTVSETAFSAYINSTNNYLKINTPNSGAGEVEVYAVTGQSVLKRTVEFRNGNETEIEISKLPKGLYVVKVKDSKTSYAKKVVKQ from the coding sequence ATGATGAACAAAACTACCCCAAAATTACCAGAGAAAAGGAATCCTAAAGTATGGCTGTATGTCTTTTTTATGATTTCATTTACGATTAATATGATTGGTCAAACAGTTACTCCGTGGATAACCAGCGGCGATCAGACCAAATTATTGCAACAGCAGGCCACTGTAAGTTTCGGCACAAATTCCGGAAGTAATCCCTCTACTGTAACTGTTAATGCAGGAACAACCTATCAAACCATGGACGGTTTTGGCTATACGCTTACCGAAGGCAGTTGCGAAGTCATTAGCGGAATGGCGGCAACACAACAAAATCAGCTGTTGAATGATTTGTATCATCCGGTGACGGGTTTGAATGCCAGTGTAATTCGTATTAGTATAGGAGCTTCAGATTTAAGCAGTTCTTCGTACAGTTATAATGAAACTTCGGGTGATGTGAATATGAATAATTTTAGTCTCAACGGACCAGATTTGACGTATTTGATTCCAATTATCAAGAAGATACAGCTTATTAATCCAAACATCAAAATACTGGCAACTCCGTGGTCGGCACCAAGATGGATGAAAAGTAACAACTCATGGGTGGGCGGAAGTTTACAGACACAATATTATGCTGCTTATGCGAGGTATTTTGTGAAATATTTTGCGGCCATGCAGGCACAGGGAATTTCGATTTGGGGCATCACACCTCAAAATGAACCCGAAAATCCACATAACGAACCGAGTATGTTGATGAATTCGACAGAACAAAAGAATTTTATCAATACACAGCTTGGTCCACAGATGGCAGCAGCGGGTTATGGCAATATAAAAATTATAGCATTTGATCATAACTGCGACAATACAGCTTATCCTATTGATGTTTTGAACAACAGCAGTTATGTTGACGGCGCAGCATTTCATTTGTATTTGGGGAATATCTCTGCGATGTCAACAGTGCGAAATGCAACAAACAAAAACGTTTATTTTACAGAGCAATACACCGGCTCAGGTGGAAGTTTTAGCGGTGATTTTGGCTGGCACATGCAAAACGTTGTGATTGGAAGTACCAATAACTGGGCAAAAACGGTTTTGGAATGGAATGCGGCAAATAATTCGGGTCTTGGACCGCGAACACCGGGCGGATGCAGTACCTGTTTAGGTGCAATTACCGTTAATAATAGTACAAGTTATACCAAAAATGTAGCTTATTATATTATTGGTCAAATCTCAAAATTTGTAAAACCCGGTGCAGTAAGAATTGGTTCGTCAAGTACTAGCGGAACAATTCAAACTGTAGGTTTTAAAAATCCCGATGGTTCTATTGCACTTGTAGTTTATAATTCAGGATCGGCCAATACCATAAAAGTAGTTTCAGGAGCATCAGCATTTAATTATTCAGTTCCGGCATCATCAGCGGTTACTTTTAACTGGTCAGCAGGAGCACCGCCGTCAACTTCTTTTCCGGGCTACTATAATATTATTTCAAGAAACAGTAATAAAGGATTGGATGTTGCTGATAATTCGACAACAAGCGGAGGTCGCATTCAGCAGTATGACATTACTAACGGAGGAGGAAGCAACCAGCGTTGGAAGTTTGTTCCTGACGGAAGCGGCAATTACTACATTATTGCGAAATCGACCGGGATGTATCTGGCAACTGAAAATAATAGTACTGCCGACGGGATAAAAGTGCAGCAAAAAACATTCTCCGCTTCAAACGAATTTAAATGGACCGTTACAAGTGTTGGTGGAGGTTACTATCAGATTCTTAATGTGAATAGCGGGAAATCATTGGATGTTGAAAATGTTTCTACAGCAAATGGTGCAAATATCCAGGTGTGGGCATACGGAGGAGGTTTGAACCAACAATGGCAGCTGGTACAGGTTGAAGCTTCAACCGCCAAACAGGCTTTAACAGCCGAGACTGTGACGGTAAGCGAGACTGCTTTTTCTGCTTACATCAATTCGACAAATAATTATTTGAAAATCAATACCCCAAATTCAGGTGCAGGTGAAGTCGAAGTTTATGCGGTTACAGGTCAAAGTGTTTTAAAAAGAACCGTTGAATTTAGAAATGGAAATGAAACTGAGATCGAAATCTCAAAGTTGCCAAAAGGACTTTATGTGGTAAAAGTTAAAGACAGTAAAACGTCGTATGCTAAAAAAGTAGTAAAACAATAA
- a CDS encoding group III truncated hemoglobin: MAALKDISNLEDIKLMVDSFYDKVRKDDLLGPIFNGKLQDRWPEHLEKMYGFWQTILFDVRAYSGSPFPPHKQLPVDKTHFDRWTLLFNTSIDGLFSGTITEEAKMRAANMAYMFNYKIDYFRNPENH; this comes from the coding sequence ATGGCAGCTCTTAAAGACATCTCAAACCTGGAAGACATAAAATTAATGGTAGACAGCTTTTACGATAAAGTAAGAAAGGATGATTTACTTGGCCCTATTTTTAATGGCAAATTGCAGGATCGCTGGCCTGAACATTTAGAAAAAATGTATGGCTTTTGGCAAACGATACTGTTTGATGTTCGTGCTTACTCGGGAAGTCCTTTTCCTCCACACAAACAATTACCGGTAGATAAAACTCATTTTGACCGTTGGACATTACTCTTTAACACTTCTATCGATGGACTTTTTTCAGGAACTATAACCGAGGAAGCAAAAATGCGGGCAGCTAACATGGCGTACATGTTCAATTATAAAATTGATTATTTCAGGAATCCCGAAAACCACTAA
- a CDS encoding aromatic amino acid hydroxylase yields MNASIETNPLLERLPKHLKQFIKPQDYGDYTPINQAVWRYVMRKNVDYLSRVAHHSYLDGLKKTGIEIDSIPSMYGMNRILTEIGWAAVAVDGFIPPNAFMEFQAYNVLVIASDIRQLEHIEYTPAPDIIHEGAGHAPIIANPEYAEYLRRFGEIGCKAISSHKDYQMYEAIRLLSILKEAEDTPQEKIDEAEKAVADLQNNMGELSEMAQIRNLHWWTVEYGLIGTVEDPKIYGAGLLSSIGESAWCMTDNVKKIPYNISAANQNFDITQLQPQLYVTPNFSYLSLVLEEFANKMALRTGGLSGIQKLIHSNALGTIELSTGLQVSGVFTNVLEDEGKPIYIQTTGKTALSYREKELVGHGTLTHPHGFGSPIGKLKGFNLAIEDMSPMDLQAYSIVENETVKLEFEGNIIVEGEIITGSRNLHGEIILISFRNCTVTHGETLLFQPEWGNYDMAIGKKVVSAFSGPADVNSFDLINTVPKTTTIKAKHSDERDDLEVLYQTVRMIRENKGATTELKDVFYKLKESHPNDWLLAVEITELLEHSNEKQLLQEVLVHLDQLKLKRPEVAHLISGGLDLIFDKEAV; encoded by the coding sequence ATGAATGCCAGTATTGAAACAAACCCGTTATTAGAGCGATTGCCTAAACATTTAAAGCAATTTATTAAACCTCAGGATTATGGTGATTACACACCAATTAATCAGGCGGTTTGGCGCTATGTGATGCGCAAAAATGTAGATTATCTTTCAAGAGTAGCACACCATTCTTATCTGGATGGTTTGAAAAAAACGGGTATCGAAATTGACTCCATTCCAAGTATGTACGGAATGAATCGAATACTAACTGAAATTGGATGGGCAGCTGTTGCAGTAGACGGATTTATTCCGCCGAATGCTTTTATGGAATTTCAGGCGTATAACGTTTTGGTTATTGCTTCAGACATTCGTCAATTAGAACATATCGAATATACTCCGGCACCAGATATTATCCATGAAGGCGCAGGTCATGCACCTATTATTGCCAATCCGGAATATGCAGAGTATTTAAGACGTTTTGGAGAAATTGGCTGTAAAGCCATCTCCTCTCATAAAGATTATCAGATGTATGAAGCGATCCGACTGCTTTCTATTTTGAAAGAAGCCGAAGATACGCCTCAGGAAAAAATAGACGAAGCTGAAAAAGCGGTTGCCGATTTACAAAACAATATGGGTGAATTGTCTGAAATGGCCCAAATTCGAAACCTGCATTGGTGGACGGTAGAATATGGTTTGATCGGAACAGTTGAAGATCCAAAAATATATGGCGCAGGTTTACTATCCTCTATCGGAGAAAGTGCCTGGTGTATGACGGATAATGTGAAAAAAATCCCGTATAACATCTCTGCTGCCAATCAGAATTTTGATATCACCCAGTTGCAGCCTCAGCTTTATGTAACACCAAATTTTTCTTATTTGAGTTTGGTTTTAGAAGAATTTGCCAATAAAATGGCTTTAAGAACCGGAGGTTTATCCGGAATACAAAAACTAATTCATTCCAATGCTTTAGGAACTATTGAACTGAGTACCGGTTTACAAGTTTCAGGAGTATTTACCAATGTTCTGGAAGATGAAGGAAAACCAATATACATTCAGACTACCGGAAAAACGGCTTTATCGTACCGCGAAAAAGAATTGGTTGGTCACGGAACTTTAACGCATCCACACGGATTCGGAAGTCCGATTGGGAAACTGAAAGGCTTTAACCTGGCGATTGAAGACATGAGTCCAATGGATTTACAGGCTTATTCGATTGTAGAAAATGAAACCGTAAAATTAGAATTCGAAGGTAATATTATTGTTGAAGGTGAAATCATTACAGGCTCCAGAAACCTGCATGGTGAAATCATTCTGATCAGTTTCAGAAATTGTACGGTAACACATGGAGAGACCCTTTTGTTTCAGCCTGAATGGGGGAACTATGATATGGCGATTGGTAAAAAAGTCGTTTCGGCTTTTTCTGGTCCAGCCGATGTAAATAGTTTCGATCTGATCAATACTGTACCCAAAACAACTACTATAAAAGCAAAACATTCAGACGAACGTGACGACTTAGAAGTCCTGTATCAAACTGTTCGTATGATTAGAGAAAATAAAGGGGCAACGACTGAATTAAAGGATGTATTTTACAAATTAAAAGAAAGCCACCCTAATGATTGGTTACTGGCCGTTGAAATTACCGAGCTTTTAGAACACTCCAATGAGAAACAGCTTTTACAGGAGGTTTTAGTTCATCTGGATCAGTTGAAGCTGAAACGTCCGGAAGTAGCCCATTTGATTTCGGGAGGTTTGGATTTGATTTTTGATAAGGAAGCGGTTTAG
- a CDS encoding DUF4230 domain-containing protein → MQNLIKRIIVLVAVVLVIVLAFKYCEFKKDDDSTIDYNTNLIQQQILNVGKLVVTEGHFSEVITYKNQQKYLMDMVSFEKKALVVVNANVTVAYDLHKMKYDIDEKNKTITILNIPKEEITINPDIQFYDVEQSKLNPFTGDDYNKINKSVKANLAKKIEGSTLKTNAQNRLISELSKILILTNSMGWKLQYNGKTIESEKELNQDLKL, encoded by the coding sequence ATGCAAAATTTAATAAAGAGAATAATAGTTTTGGTCGCGGTCGTACTGGTTATAGTACTGGCTTTCAAGTATTGTGAATTCAAAAAAGACGACGATTCGACTATCGACTATAATACCAATCTGATTCAGCAGCAAATCTTAAATGTTGGAAAGTTAGTCGTTACCGAAGGGCATTTCTCTGAAGTCATTACCTATAAAAATCAGCAGAAGTATTTAATGGACATGGTTTCTTTTGAGAAGAAAGCACTTGTAGTGGTCAATGCAAATGTTACCGTAGCCTACGATTTGCATAAAATGAAGTACGATATCGACGAGAAGAACAAAACGATTACGATTTTAAACATTCCAAAAGAAGAAATTACCATCAATCCGGACATACAGTTTTATGATGTAGAACAAAGCAAACTGAATCCATTTACCGGAGACGATTACAACAAAATCAATAAATCGGTAAAAGCGAATCTGGCTAAAAAAATAGAGGGCTCTACACTGAAAACAAATGCTCAGAACCGATTAATCAGCGAGTTGTCTAAAATCTTAATCCTGACCAATTCAATGGGCTGGAAACTGCAATACAACGGTAAAACTATTGAATCTGAGAAAGAACTGAATCAGGATTTGAAGCTTTGA
- the ilvA gene encoding threonine ammonia-lyase IlvA, translating into MNLFNEVLAAKKQLENVVAATPLTQNLNLSEEFKSTILLKREDLQIVRSYKIRGAYNKISSLTETEKASGIVCASAGNHAQGVAYSCHLLQIKGKIYMPKTTPKQKVKQVQLFGKSFVEIVLTGDTFDDAYASATADAAESKKIFIHPFDDDKVIAGQGTVGLEILESYNEPIDYVFVPIGGGGLASGLSEVFKQLSPNTKIIGVEPKGAPSMKTSIEEKKNTALKTIDKFVDGAAVKQVGDKTFEICRHNLDDIVLVPEGKVCTTILRLYNEEAMVVEPAGALTIAALDFYKDKIKGKKVVCVVSGSNNDIERTAEIKERSLLYEGLMHYFMIQFPQRPGALKEFVNNILGPDDDITYFQFAKKNSREVGSVVVGLELKNKKDILAIKVNMTKNGFEFQYLNDNQDLFTQLIG; encoded by the coding sequence ATGAATTTATTTAACGAAGTACTTGCTGCTAAAAAGCAACTTGAAAATGTAGTTGCCGCTACTCCACTCACCCAAAATTTAAATCTTTCGGAAGAGTTTAAATCGACCATTTTATTAAAAAGGGAAGATTTACAAATTGTTCGGTCGTACAAAATCAGAGGGGCTTACAACAAGATTTCCTCGTTAACTGAAACTGAAAAAGCAAGCGGAATTGTATGTGCGAGTGCAGGAAATCATGCACAGGGAGTCGCTTATTCCTGCCATCTTTTGCAAATCAAAGGCAAAATATACATGCCCAAAACCACTCCGAAGCAAAAAGTAAAACAAGTACAGCTGTTTGGAAAATCGTTTGTTGAAATTGTACTTACCGGAGATACTTTTGATGATGCTTATGCCTCGGCCACAGCAGATGCTGCCGAAAGCAAAAAGATCTTCATTCACCCTTTTGACGACGATAAAGTTATTGCCGGTCAGGGAACTGTAGGATTGGAAATTTTAGAGAGTTACAACGAGCCTATCGATTATGTTTTTGTGCCCATTGGCGGTGGTGGACTGGCTTCGGGGCTGTCTGAAGTTTTTAAACAACTGAGTCCAAATACAAAAATTATTGGCGTTGAACCCAAAGGAGCTCCATCGATGAAAACCTCTATTGAGGAAAAGAAAAACACCGCTTTAAAAACAATTGACAAGTTTGTGGATGGTGCTGCCGTAAAACAAGTTGGCGATAAAACTTTTGAAATCTGTCGTCATAATTTAGACGACATAGTTCTGGTTCCCGAAGGAAAAGTCTGTACTACGATTTTGCGTTTGTACAACGAAGAGGCTATGGTCGTAGAGCCCGCAGGAGCACTTACTATTGCTGCCTTGGATTTTTACAAAGATAAAATCAAAGGCAAAAAAGTCGTTTGTGTAGTGAGCGGAAGCAATAATGATATTGAAAGAACTGCCGAAATAAAAGAGCGTTCTTTGCTGTATGAAGGGCTGATGCATTATTTTATGATTCAGTTTCCACAGCGTCCGGGGGCTTTAAAAGAATTTGTAAACAACATTTTAGGCCCTGATGACGATATCACGTATTTCCAGTTTGCGAAGAAAAACAGCCGCGAAGTGGGTTCTGTAGTCGTTGGTTTAGAGCTAAAAAACAAAAAAGATATTCTTGCCATTAAAGTAAATATGACTAAGAATGGTTTTGAATTTCAATACCTCAACGACAATCAGGATTTATTTACGCAACTGATAGGATAA
- a CDS encoding BamA/TamA family outer membrane protein, which produces MSKKHSNRSMKYISCFAALSLFFVFGCSNTKYLPEGDLLYTGGSVTIKDSILKKKERKELENELNDLLRPKPNKQFLGLRPKLWFYNMAGEPKKQKGIRYWLRTKVGEPPVLFSKVDLDYNAAVLRNFTENRGYFKTCVSADSTVSDKRATAEYTVVPKKQYTIKSVIFPDDSLAMSRIIGRSSRRSLLKVGQPYDLDVIKAERERIDARLKEKGYYYFNPDYLLAQVDSSKGDHEVKIRLVIKADTPPKALTAYKINKVVVYPNFTISKDSVKYQPKDVVQYKDFTIIDTANTFKPRVFDRAIYFKKGDVYNRKDHNLTLNRFVNLGTFSFVKNEFKPSDSLPNALDAYYYLTLLPKKFIRVEVLGKTNSASYTGTEVNLNWNNRNLFRGAELLTVSIFGGADFQLSGANNGRNIYKLGTETSLTWPRFIVPFFHIEGSSEYVPRTKATVRYEYQNRTQLYALNSFKTSFGYQWKENIRKEHQLNVIDVTYVSPNHVTAEYLADIKQDPSLEKVIEKQLIFGPTYTYTYTNTMQKRRKNTFYFSGDLDLAGNVTGLVTGANIKKNDTIKIFDVPFSQFVKMRGDFRHYLKLGKESELASRIILGIGLPYGNSRALPTAKQFVVGGTNSIRAFRARSLGPGSYLNTQTTNNFLPDQSGDLKLEFSTEYRAKLFSIVRGAVFVDAGNVWLLNSDPNKKGGEITKDFMKDIAVGAGAGLRFDLSFLVLRTDLAFPLRKPYLPQGQRWVIDDINFGSGPWRKDNLILNIAIGYPF; this is translated from the coding sequence ATGAGCAAAAAACATAGCAACAGGAGCATGAAATACATCAGCTGTTTTGCTGCGCTATCCTTATTTTTTGTTTTTGGATGCAGTAATACAAAGTATTTACCGGAAGGCGATTTATTATACACAGGAGGTTCTGTAACCATAAAAGATTCTATTCTTAAAAAGAAAGAACGAAAAGAACTGGAGAACGAACTGAATGATTTGCTGCGCCCGAAACCGAACAAGCAGTTTCTGGGATTGCGGCCTAAATTATGGTTCTATAATATGGCCGGAGAGCCTAAAAAGCAAAAGGGAATCCGATATTGGCTGCGCACTAAAGTGGGCGAACCTCCGGTACTTTTTAGTAAAGTCGACTTAGATTATAATGCTGCTGTTCTTCGGAATTTTACCGAAAACAGAGGGTATTTTAAAACCTGCGTGAGTGCCGACTCCACCGTTAGCGATAAAAGAGCTACGGCAGAATATACAGTAGTACCCAAAAAGCAGTACACGATTAAAAGCGTGATTTTTCCTGATGATTCATTGGCAATGTCAAGAATAATCGGAAGGTCAAGCCGAAGAAGCTTGTTGAAAGTGGGGCAGCCCTATGATTTGGATGTTATAAAAGCAGAACGGGAGCGTATAGATGCCAGACTGAAGGAGAAGGGGTATTATTATTTTAACCCCGATTATCTTTTGGCTCAGGTAGACAGCAGTAAAGGAGATCATGAAGTAAAAATTAGATTGGTCATTAAAGCGGATACGCCTCCAAAAGCGCTTACCGCTTACAAAATCAATAAAGTTGTAGTCTATCCGAATTTTACCATTTCAAAAGACAGTGTTAAATACCAGCCGAAAGATGTGGTTCAGTACAAAGACTTTACCATTATTGATACGGCGAACACTTTTAAACCAAGAGTTTTTGACCGCGCCATCTACTTCAAAAAAGGAGATGTTTACAACCGTAAAGACCACAATCTGACCCTAAATCGCTTTGTGAATTTGGGAACATTCAGTTTTGTTAAGAATGAATTTAAGCCTTCTGATAGTTTGCCAAATGCGCTGGATGCGTATTATTATCTGACACTTTTGCCAAAGAAATTTATTCGGGTAGAAGTTTTGGGGAAAACAAACTCGGCCAGTTATACCGGAACAGAAGTAAATCTAAACTGGAACAACAGAAACTTATTTCGCGGTGCAGAATTACTGACGGTTTCTATTTTTGGCGGTGCCGATTTTCAGCTTTCAGGAGCGAATAATGGTAGAAACATCTACAAACTTGGAACAGAAACCAGTTTGACCTGGCCAAGATTTATCGTTCCGTTTTTTCATATTGAAGGTTCGAGCGAATATGTGCCGCGAACCAAAGCAACAGTGCGCTATGAATATCAAAACCGAACACAATTGTATGCGTTAAACTCTTTTAAAACGTCTTTTGGATACCAGTGGAAAGAGAACATTCGGAAAGAACATCAGCTGAATGTAATTGATGTGACCTATGTGAGTCCCAATCACGTCACGGCTGAATATTTAGCAGATATTAAGCAAGATCCATCTTTGGAAAAAGTAATCGAAAAGCAGCTTATTTTTGGACCAACTTATACCTATACCTACACCAATACCATGCAAAAGCGTAGAAAAAATACGTTTTACTTTAGTGGTGATCTAGATTTGGCCGGAAACGTTACAGGTCTGGTGACAGGCGCTAATATTAAGAAGAATGATACCATAAAGATATTTGACGTTCCGTTTAGTCAGTTCGTAAAAATGAGAGGTGACTTCAGGCATTATTTAAAACTGGGAAAAGAAAGTGAATTGGCCAGCAGAATTATTTTGGGAATAGGACTTCCGTACGGAAATTCACGAGCTTTGCCAACGGCTAAACAATTTGTGGTAGGAGGAACCAATAGCATTCGGGCTTTCAGAGCCAGATCACTCGGGCCGGGAAGTTATCTCAATACCCAAACGACTAATAATTTTCTTCCGGATCAGTCAGGCGATTTGAAACTGGAGTTTAGTACCGAATACAGGGCAAAACTTTTTAGTATTGTTCGTGGTGCCGTATTTGTAGATGCAGGAAATGTGTGGCTGCTCAATTCAGATCCAAACAAGAAGGGCGGAGAAATTACCAAAGATTTCATGAAAGATATTGCCGTAGGAGCCGGAGCCGGATTGCGTTTTGATTTGTCTTTTCTGGTTTTAAGAACCGATTTGGCATTTCCGTTGAGAAAACCCTATTTGCCACAAGGACAGCGATGGGTTATCGACGATATTAATTTTGGAAGTGGCCCCTGGAGAAAAGACAATTTGATTTTAAACATTGCAATTGGATATCCTTTTTAG
- a CDS encoding DUF4136 domain-containing protein, translating to MKTFKLVPVFLLLILASCSTVSVYSDYDKNVDFAPYKTYAFFKPGIDKVEISDLDKRRILRAIDDQMQAKGFTKSENPDLLVNIFTKAREQVNVNQFSAGWGYGWGWGWNPYMMYGGNQTTVSTSTEGTLFIDLIDAKKKEMIWQGEGVGTLTKNVAKKDEKVAEFVTKILAQYPPVKK from the coding sequence ATGAAAACATTCAAATTAGTACCCGTTTTTTTGCTTTTAATACTAGCATCATGCAGCACAGTTAGTGTTTACTCTGATTACGACAAAAACGTAGATTTTGCCCCTTACAAAACGTATGCTTTCTTTAAGCCCGGAATTGATAAGGTCGAAATATCTGATTTGGATAAAAGACGTATTCTACGTGCCATCGATGATCAAATGCAAGCCAAAGGTTTTACCAAAAGCGAAAACCCTGATTTATTAGTGAATATTTTTACTAAAGCAAGGGAACAAGTAAATGTAAATCAATTTAGTGCCGGCTGGGGTTACGGTTGGGGTTGGGGATGGAATCCATACATGATGTACGGAGGAAATCAGACTACCGTTTCAACTTCTACCGAAGGAACTTTATTCATTGACCTGATTGATGCTAAAAAGAAAGAAATGATCTGGCAGGGAGAAGGTGTTGGAACTTTAACCAAAAACGTTGCTAAAAAAGACGAAAAGGTTGCTGAGTTTGTAACTAAAATTTTAGCACAATATCCTCCTGTTAAAAAATAA